The following coding sequences are from one Arthrobacter sp. 24S4-2 window:
- a CDS encoding LLM class flavin-dependent oxidoreductase → MSEVIFGLDTFGDVPVDDQGAPVSHARAIRQLVDEAVLADELGVDVFTVGEHHRPEYSVSAPETVLAGMATRTSRIRLGSGVTVLSSDDPVRVFQRFATVDALSNGRAEVILGRGSFTESFPLFGYDLKDYDVLFEEKIELFARLLEEKPVTWNGTMRAPLVDADVYPKTEQGLKTWVGVGGTPQSVVRTAKYGLPLMLAIIGGQPERFLPFIDLYKRAAEEFNTTAWPVGMHSPGFIAETDDEAKEIFWPHYKVVRDRIGAIRGWPPVRREEFEAETRNGSMYIGSPETVARRIARAVASLGVGRFDLIFTSGAQPITARLKAVELYGSKVVPMVREILSDHRHAMAVA, encoded by the coding sequence ATGAGCGAAGTGATCTTTGGCTTGGACACCTTCGGCGACGTCCCTGTTGACGACCAGGGTGCACCCGTAAGCCACGCCCGTGCGATCAGGCAGTTGGTCGACGAGGCCGTGCTGGCCGACGAGTTGGGTGTGGATGTGTTTACAGTCGGTGAGCACCACCGCCCCGAGTATTCAGTCTCGGCCCCGGAGACTGTCCTCGCCGGCATGGCCACGCGCACCTCACGGATCCGCCTTGGATCCGGCGTAACGGTGCTCAGTTCCGACGACCCGGTCCGCGTCTTCCAACGATTTGCCACGGTGGACGCGCTCTCCAACGGCCGTGCCGAGGTCATTCTGGGACGAGGTTCCTTCACCGAGTCCTTCCCGCTCTTCGGCTACGACCTCAAAGACTACGATGTGCTCTTTGAGGAGAAGATCGAGCTGTTCGCACGCCTCCTTGAAGAGAAACCGGTGACCTGGAACGGCACCATGCGTGCACCGCTGGTTGATGCTGATGTCTACCCCAAGACAGAGCAAGGACTCAAGACGTGGGTCGGCGTCGGCGGCACACCCCAGTCAGTGGTCCGCACCGCGAAATACGGGCTCCCCCTGATGCTCGCCATCATCGGCGGACAACCGGAACGGTTCCTGCCCTTCATTGACCTCTACAAGCGGGCAGCGGAGGAGTTCAACACGACCGCATGGCCCGTAGGAATGCACTCCCCCGGGTTCATTGCGGAAACCGACGACGAAGCCAAAGAGATCTTCTGGCCCCACTACAAGGTAGTCAGGGACCGCATCGGAGCCATCCGCGGCTGGCCTCCCGTCCGCCGCGAAGAGTTCGAGGCCGAAACCCGGAACGGCTCGATGTACATCGGCTCACCGGAGACCGTCGCCCGGAGAATCGCACGTGCCGTGGCATCACTAGGCGTCGGCCGCTTCGACCTTATCTTCACTTCCGGAGCCCAGCCGATCACCGCACGCCTCAAAGCCGTCGAACTCTACGGGAGCAAAGTCGTCCCCATGGTCCGCGAAATACTCTCCGACCACCGGCACGCGATGGCAGTCGCATGA
- a CDS encoding MarR family winged helix-turn-helix transcriptional regulator encodes MSSEDEVVMEQSGKSARQSPTPDELAVWREYVETAEALRQALAAGLQATSGVSPGDYAVLLALSESDGHRLRSSALAEGIGWERSRLSHHLGRMEGRGLILRRKSGGDSRGAEVELTDDGARTFRASSGPHLRLVRRLFIDALAPADLEAVGKVATSLRRHLEELALEQENDQD; translated from the coding sequence ATGTCAAGCGAAGATGAGGTGGTCATGGAACAAAGCGGTAAGAGTGCCCGACAGAGTCCTACTCCGGATGAACTGGCCGTATGGCGCGAGTATGTCGAGACGGCAGAGGCGTTACGCCAGGCCCTGGCGGCGGGGCTACAGGCCACGTCCGGCGTTTCCCCGGGTGACTATGCCGTGCTCCTGGCCCTGAGCGAATCTGACGGGCACCGTTTGCGGTCCTCGGCGCTCGCCGAGGGGATCGGGTGGGAGCGCAGCCGACTTTCGCACCATCTAGGTCGCATGGAAGGCCGGGGGCTCATCCTGAGGCGCAAGTCCGGTGGGGACAGCCGTGGCGCAGAGGTGGAGCTCACCGACGACGGAGCACGGACTTTCCGTGCTTCTTCAGGGCCGCATCTCCGGCTTGTCCGCCGCCTCTTTATCGACGCCCTTGCGCCGGCGGACCTCGAAGCCGTTGGGAAGGTTGCAACGAGTTTGCGCCGCCACCTGGAGGAACTCGCTCTTGAACAGGAAAACGACCAGGACTGA